A window of uncultured Litoreibacter sp. contains these coding sequences:
- a CDS encoding DNA polymerase IV translates to MPENAKPSALCRSCLTQFGGGLRCPSCASPRVISHPELFDLSIAHMDCDAFYASVEKRDNPELRDKPVIIGGGRRGVVSTACYIARIKGVRSAMPMFKALKLCPEAVVVRGRMDVYVSVSKQIRAMMEDLTPAIEPLSLDEAFLDLTGTERLHHAPPVVMLAKLVNRMEAELGISGSIGLSHNKFLAKVASDLDKPRGLSIIGKAETDDFLRDKPVSMIWGVGAVTRESLEKAGIRTFSDLLRWDRKDLGARFGSMGDRLWHLARGQDRRSVSAHTPVKGISNETTFHDDTASIDILDGHIWRMSEKVADRAKAKGIAGRVVNLKLKTAEFKLVTKRLSLRDPTQLADKIYRTARQLFDQVGPQGPYRLLGVGISDLVAEDGADRSGDLLDPDANKRSDAERATDKIRDRFGPDAITKGRALR, encoded by the coding sequence ATGCCCGAGAATGCCAAACCCTCAGCGCTCTGCCGATCCTGCCTGACCCAATTTGGCGGCGGCCTGCGTTGCCCTTCCTGTGCGTCGCCGCGCGTGATCTCCCACCCAGAGCTATTTGATCTGTCCATCGCGCATATGGATTGTGATGCGTTCTATGCCTCGGTGGAAAAACGCGACAACCCGGAGCTGCGCGACAAGCCGGTGATCATTGGCGGCGGCAGACGCGGCGTGGTTTCAACCGCCTGCTACATTGCGCGCATCAAGGGCGTGCGCTCGGCAATGCCCATGTTCAAAGCGCTCAAGCTCTGCCCGGAGGCGGTTGTCGTACGCGGACGCATGGATGTCTATGTCTCGGTCTCCAAGCAGATCCGCGCCATGATGGAAGACCTGACCCCCGCGATTGAGCCACTTTCGCTGGACGAGGCATTTCTTGACCTCACCGGAACCGAGCGGCTGCACCATGCCCCGCCGGTGGTGATGCTGGCGAAGCTGGTCAATCGCATGGAGGCAGAGCTGGGCATTTCCGGCTCTATCGGCCTCAGCCACAACAAGTTCCTGGCCAAAGTTGCCTCCGACCTCGACAAACCTCGCGGGCTGTCGATCATCGGCAAGGCGGAAACCGATGACTTCCTGCGCGACAAGCCTGTCTCGATGATCTGGGGCGTCGGGGCCGTCACGCGCGAAAGCCTCGAAAAGGCGGGCATCCGCACGTTTTCTGATCTTTTGCGCTGGGACCGCAAGGATCTAGGCGCAAGATTTGGGTCCATGGGGGACCGGCTATGGCATCTTGCGCGCGGTCAGGACCGGCGCAGCGTATCAGCGCACACCCCCGTAAAGGGCATCTCCAACGAGACGACCTTCCATGATGACACCGCCAGCATCGATATTCTCGACGGCCATATCTGGCGCATGTCCGAAAAAGTTGCCGACCGCGCCAAGGCGAAAGGCATCGCCGGGCGGGTCGTCAATCTCAAGCTGAAGACCGCGGAGTTCAAGCTCGTCACCAAGCGCCTATCGCTGAGGGACCCAACTCAACTGGCCGACAAAATCTACCGAACGGCCCGGCAGCTGTTTGACCAGGTTGGACCCCAGGGGCCTTACCGCCTGCTGGGTGTCGGCATCTCTGACCTCGTCGCTGAAGACGGTGCCGACCGGTCCGGCGACCTGCTGGACCCTGATGCAAATAAGCGCTCAGACGCGGAACGCGCGACTGATAAGATCCGTGACCGGTTCGGCCCCGACGCCATCACCAAAGGCCGCGCGCTGCGTTAA
- a CDS encoding N-formylglutamate amidohydrolase → MAKDAFKLTLPDVQSTSVIFASPHSGRDYPWSFLRRSELDELAIRSSEDAFMDMLIASAPSCGAALLAARMPRAFLDLNRASDELDPAVIEGVHQVSHNPRIASGLGVIPRVVSNGRAIYRGKLKLSEAHARISEYWRPYHDQLAELMSDTRRDFGEAILIDCHSMPHEAVDAVTQSGLARPEVVLGDRFGASADSAIVERIETIFLEAGLRVSRNAPFAGAFTTQHYGRPSRRQHAVQIEIDRSLYMNEMRVRPNGNFDNFRALMTRVVAEISEIGRKKLRVAAE, encoded by the coding sequence ATGGCCAAAGACGCGTTCAAACTGACCCTTCCGGATGTCCAGTCCACCTCGGTGATATTTGCCAGCCCGCATTCGGGACGCGACTACCCGTGGTCTTTCCTGCGCCGGTCGGAGCTAGACGAGCTGGCGATCCGGTCTTCTGAGGACGCGTTTATGGACATGTTGATTGCCTCGGCGCCGTCCTGCGGCGCGGCTTTGTTGGCCGCCCGGATGCCGCGCGCGTTTTTGGATTTGAACCGTGCCTCGGACGAGTTGGACCCGGCTGTGATCGAGGGTGTGCACCAGGTTAGTCACAATCCCCGGATCGCCAGCGGGTTGGGGGTGATCCCAAGGGTGGTGTCAAACGGGCGGGCGATTTACCGCGGTAAGTTAAAGCTCAGCGAGGCGCATGCCCGGATATCTGAGTATTGGCGGCCCTATCATGATCAGCTGGCCGAATTGATGAGCGACACACGGCGCGACTTTGGCGAGGCCATTTTGATCGATTGCCACTCGATGCCGCATGAGGCCGTGGACGCCGTCACCCAATCGGGGTTGGCCCGCCCCGAGGTCGTGCTTGGCGACCGCTTTGGGGCCTCTGCCGACAGCGCTATTGTTGAAAGGATTGAGACGATTTTTCTGGAAGCCGGTTTGCGGGTCAGCCGCAACGCGCCCTTCGCCGGCGCGTTCACCACGCAGCATTACGGCCGCCCGTCGCGACGCCAGCACGCGGTGCAGATCGAGATTGACCGGTCGTTGTACATGAATGAAATGCGGGTTCGCCCGAACGGAAATTTTGACAATTTCCGGGCCTTGATGACCCGTGTGGTCGCCGAGATTTCCGAGATCGGACGCAAGAAGCTGCGGGTTGCAGCGGAATAG
- the ykgO gene encoding type B 50S ribosomal protein L36 yields MKVKNSLRSLKSRHRDCRIVRRKGRVYVINKTQPRFKARQG; encoded by the coding sequence ATGAAGGTCAAGAACTCGCTTCGCTCCCTGAAGTCGCGCCACCGGGATTGCCGGATTGTGCGCCGCAAGGGCCGCGTCTATGTGATCAACAAGACGCAACCCCGGTTCAAGGCTCGCCAGGGCTAA
- a CDS encoding Xaa-Pro peptidase family protein — protein MPIHFSDAEFAARKRAATQALTDAKLDALLMFAPESHYWISGYDTFGFAMFQCMVLTRDGALALLTRMPDLRQARHTSTLSDNDIRIWHEREGANPADDLKTLLDDLGVSAGRIGIEGQTAGLTDFNGRMVRETLGDLVEASDVIRTLRRKKSPAEIDMHRRAATLSDDALDAALHTTRAGAFEGDILAAMQGAVFKGGGDYAGNEFIIGSGEGALLCRYFSGRRHLDATDQLTLEWSGAYARYHAAMMQTLIVGQATPSQRKMHQTARDALEACEAAIKPGKPMGDVYAAHADVFDKAGMSHARLQACGYGMGAVYTPIWVDFPMFYEGNPLLMQEGQVFFLHMVLMDSDAGHAMCLGHSVLVIKDGCERLSHHDPSLFEL, from the coding sequence GTGCCAATCCATTTCTCCGACGCCGAATTTGCTGCTCGAAAACGGGCGGCGACGCAGGCGCTGACGGACGCCAAACTCGACGCGTTGCTGATGTTCGCCCCGGAAAGCCACTACTGGATCAGCGGCTACGACACGTTCGGCTTCGCGATGTTTCAATGCATGGTTTTGACCCGCGACGGCGCTTTGGCGCTCCTGACCCGGATGCCAGACCTGCGCCAGGCCCGTCACACGTCTACGCTGTCTGACAATGACATCCGCATTTGGCACGAACGCGAAGGCGCAAATCCTGCCGATGACCTCAAAACGCTGCTCGATGATCTCGGGGTGAGCGCTGGGCGGATCGGGATCGAAGGGCAGACAGCCGGGCTGACCGATTTTAATGGTCGCATGGTCCGCGAGACGTTGGGCGATCTGGTCGAAGCCTCCGACGTCATTCGCACATTGCGACGCAAGAAATCCCCTGCCGAGATCGACATGCATCGCCGCGCGGCTACACTTTCAGATGACGCGCTGGACGCTGCATTGCACACAACCCGCGCAGGCGCGTTTGAGGGAGACATTCTCGCAGCCATGCAGGGCGCGGTGTTCAAAGGCGGCGGAGATTACGCGGGCAATGAATTTATCATTGGATCCGGCGAAGGCGCGCTGCTCTGCCGGTATTTTTCGGGCCGCCGGCACCTTGATGCAACCGATCAGCTGACGCTCGAATGGTCAGGGGCCTATGCGCGTTACCATGCGGCTATGATGCAAACGCTGATTGTCGGGCAAGCCACCCCGTCGCAGCGAAAGATGCACCAGACTGCCCGCGATGCGCTCGAAGCCTGCGAGGCCGCGATAAAGCCGGGCAAACCCATGGGCGATGTCTATGCAGCGCATGCAGATGTGTTTGACAAGGCGGGGATGTCGCACGCGCGCCTGCAGGCCTGCGGCTACGGCATGGGCGCGGTCTACACCCCGATTTGGGTGGATTTTCCAATGTTTTACGAAGGCAACCCGTTGCTGATGCAAGAAGGTCAGGTCTTCTTTCTGCACATGGTGTTAATGGACAGCGACGCGGGCCATGCCATGTGTTTGGGTCATTCGGTATTGGTAATCAAGGACGGTTGCGAAAGGCTGTCGCACCATGACCCGTCACTATTTGAGCTATGA
- a CDS encoding FAD-binding oxidoreductase codes for MKVARLPVDPGPAGWNRLLGPPPPARVLEGDVTADWLVIGAGFAGLAAARRLSQLCAGDRIVILEASRVADGPAGRNSGFMIDLPHDLASATYAGGVAADRAQTALNRHGIEFAAEAAAEYGLDAEAFVLSGKTNAAATNKGHRHNLSYAAHLDALGEPYELRDAAQMQAMTGTGYYQSGLYTPGCAVIQPAKFVRGIAAGLVASGVHLYENSPVVTLTRDSHWVAQTPKGQVTAPKVILAVNGHLASFGHYTRHLMHVFTYASMTRALSADEVAALGGETVWGVTSADPMGTTVRRISGAGGDRITVRNRFTFDPSMQVSDARVANVARDHDRSFAARFPMLPGVEMEYRWGGRLCLSRNNVQIVREVEPDLIAACCQNGLGTAKGTLAGKLAAELACGESSAMLDQLLASDAPTKLPPAPVTAIGARAYLRWQERRAGREM; via the coding sequence ATGAAGGTGGCGCGGTTGCCGGTGGACCCAGGGCCTGCGGGCTGGAACCGCCTACTGGGCCCGCCTCCGCCTGCTCGTGTTCTGGAGGGTGACGTTACCGCAGACTGGCTGGTGATTGGCGCGGGGTTTGCAGGGCTGGCCGCAGCGCGGCGGCTGTCGCAGCTTTGCGCAGGTGATCGGATTGTCATCCTTGAAGCGTCGCGGGTGGCGGACGGTCCGGCGGGGCGTAATTCGGGGTTCATGATCGACCTGCCGCATGACCTGGCCTCGGCCACATATGCGGGCGGGGTGGCGGCGGACCGTGCCCAGACCGCGTTGAACCGACACGGGATCGAATTTGCGGCGGAGGCAGCCGCGGAATACGGGCTGGATGCTGAGGCGTTTGTGTTGAGCGGCAAAACCAATGCGGCGGCGACCAACAAAGGACATCGGCACAATCTGAGCTATGCCGCCCATCTGGACGCGTTGGGCGAGCCCTATGAATTGCGCGATGCCGCGCAGATGCAGGCGATGACGGGGACTGGGTACTACCAAAGTGGGTTGTACACGCCGGGATGCGCCGTGATCCAGCCCGCCAAATTTGTGCGTGGCATTGCGGCCGGGTTGGTGGCGAGCGGGGTGCATCTGTACGAGAACAGCCCGGTGGTGACGTTGACGCGCGACAGCCACTGGGTCGCACAGACCCCAAAGGGTCAGGTCACGGCGCCGAAGGTCATTCTGGCGGTCAACGGACATCTGGCAAGCTTCGGGCACTATACGCGGCACCTGATGCATGTGTTCACCTACGCGTCGATGACGCGCGCTTTGAGCGCTGACGAGGTGGCGGCGCTTGGCGGTGAGACTGTTTGGGGTGTTACCTCCGCCGATCCGATGGGCACAACCGTGCGACGGATCTCTGGCGCCGGAGGTGACAGGATCACGGTGCGCAATCGGTTCACCTTCGATCCCTCCATGCAAGTGAGCGATGCGCGTGTCGCGAATGTGGCCCGCGACCATGACCGCAGCTTTGCGGCGCGGTTCCCGATGCTGCCGGGGGTCGAGATGGAGTACCGTTGGGGCGGGCGACTTTGCCTGAGCCGCAACAATGTGCAGATCGTGCGGGAGGTTGAACCAGACCTGATCGCGGCCTGCTGTCAAAACGGGTTGGGGACCGCGAAAGGGACCCTGGCGGGAAAGTTGGCCGCCGAACTGGCGTGCGGCGAAAGCAGCGCGATGCTGGATCAGTTACTGGCAAGCGACGCACCGACCAAATTGCCCCCCGCCCCTGTGACGGCCATTGGTGCCCGGGCGTATCTGCGCTGGCAAGAACGCCGCGCCGGTCGCGAGATGTGA
- a CDS encoding trimethylamine methyltransferase family protein, whose protein sequence is MSVDAVGTSRRGRGARKAIRQKRDIAMLPALKRKLPLVEPMDAEQIEKIDAASMGILEDVGVVFRDPVALEDWRKAGADVRGETVHLDRGLVRELIATIPSEFTYHARNPANNLPFGGDHGIFVPMTGAPYLRDLDDQRRNPTLEDLANFHKLSHMLPAIHSSAHHIVEPYDHPISQRHLRITYSSMKHSDKTFMGMTTSPKNAEDVMEMCALLFGEDYLETHAVCTGNCNGNSPLVWDETMLGALRAFSKRNQPILCSPFVLGGANTPASVAPTVAQLNAEALSALAYTQVVRKGAPAIYGHYLSTVSMKSGAPMAGTPEISLMNFMIGQMARYYDIPWRTSNTLGGSKTFDAQAGYESAMTMNAVLMAGANYMWHSAGWNEAGMHCSMAKFVVDAEVCAMGYRMAEGVRWDDFDEALAAVRDVGPGGHYLGHPHTLENFQRAFFMPEMFNNDSIEQWQAEGGVEINERALQRCRDLLNEYEEPALDPGVNEALLDYIARREREIPAADALNQDH, encoded by the coding sequence ATGTCGGTTGACGCGGTAGGGACCTCTCGTCGAGGTCGCGGGGCGCGGAAGGCTATCCGGCAAAAGCGCGACATCGCCATGCTTCCCGCGCTGAAGCGCAAGCTGCCTTTGGTCGAGCCGATGGATGCGGAGCAGATCGAGAAGATCGACGCGGCCTCGATGGGTATTCTGGAGGATGTGGGCGTTGTGTTCCGCGATCCCGTTGCGTTGGAGGATTGGCGCAAAGCGGGTGCCGATGTGCGCGGGGAGACGGTGCATCTGGATCGCGGGCTAGTGCGGGAGCTGATTGCGACGATCCCGTCAGAGTTTACCTATCACGCGCGCAACCCGGCCAATAACCTGCCCTTTGGCGGGGATCATGGGATTTTTGTGCCGATGACCGGTGCACCCTATTTGCGGGATCTCGACGATCAACGGCGCAACCCGACGCTGGAGGACCTCGCGAATTTCCACAAGCTCAGCCATATGCTGCCCGCCATTCATTCCTCGGCGCATCATATTGTCGAGCCGTATGACCACCCGATCTCGCAGCGGCATCTCAGGATCACCTATTCGTCGATGAAGCATAGCGACAAGACGTTCATGGGGATGACGACCAGCCCCAAGAACGCCGAGGACGTGATGGAGATGTGCGCGCTGCTGTTCGGGGAAGACTATCTGGAAACGCACGCAGTCTGTACGGGCAATTGCAACGGGAACTCTCCACTTGTGTGGGACGAAACGATGCTGGGCGCGTTGCGCGCGTTTTCGAAACGCAATCAACCGATCCTGTGCTCGCCCTTTGTACTGGGCGGGGCGAATACGCCTGCGTCTGTTGCACCGACCGTGGCGCAGTTGAATGCGGAGGCGCTGAGCGCCTTGGCCTATACCCAAGTGGTGCGGAAGGGCGCGCCCGCGATTTACGGGCACTATCTGTCGACCGTGTCGATGAAATCCGGTGCGCCGATGGCAGGGACGCCTGAGATCAGCTTGATGAATTTCATGATCGGGCAGATGGCGCGGTATTACGACATCCCGTGGCGCACCTCGAACACGCTGGGCGGATCCAAGACCTTTGACGCGCAGGCGGGCTATGAAAGTGCGATGACTATGAACGCGGTGCTGATGGCGGGGGCCAATTACATGTGGCACAGCGCAGGTTGGAACGAGGCGGGGATGCATTGCTCCATGGCCAAGTTCGTCGTGGATGCCGAGGTTTGCGCGATGGGCTACCGCATGGCGGAGGGCGTGCGTTGGGACGATTTCGACGAGGCCTTGGCGGCGGTGCGTGACGTGGGGCCGGGGGGGCATTATCTGGGCCATCCGCATACGCTGGAGAATTTCCAGCGGGCGTTTTTCATGCCGGAGATGTTCAACAACGACTCGATTGAGCAATGGCAGGCGGAAGGCGGAGTGGAGATCAACGAACGCGCGCTGCAGCGCTGCCGGGATTTGCTGAACGAATATGAAGAACCTGCGCTGGATCCGGGCGTGAACGAGGCGCTTCTGGACTATATCGCGCGGCGGGAGCGGGAGATCCCGGCGGCGGATGCGCTTAATCAGGACCACTAG